The DNA region ATCCGTCTCCTCGTAGGCGTAATCTGGATGAAGATCCTCATGTGGTACTTTTTCAATCACCGGGAAGGTCCGGTGACACAATTCCCAGAAAACCTGGTGCGCCTCCGGTGACCTCAGTTGGTACCCCAACAAAATGGCTCCATCATCCGCGACGAGCGCCTCCATGGCGGAGACTAGCTGAGCAGCAGAGTCTTCCATGTACACAACGTCGGCAGCGATCACAAGGTCAAAGGGTGGACGGAGGGCTCTGATCTGTTCCGAGTTGTTCCAATAGAGTTGGGCGTGCTTAGGAGCCCGCGGGAGAGCGGAACGGTTGCGCTTGAGGTTACGACGGAGGGCAGGCATGACGGGTGCGATGTCGGTGAGGACGACGTCGAGGCCGAGAAGGAACAGGCCAAGGCCGGCGGGGCCGCATCCTGCTCCGAGCTCGACAGCGCGCTTTCCTGGGAAGCGGAGGAGGTCCGCGTATGGGTTGGGATCGGGGGCGGCGGAGGGGCGTGGGAGCCAGCGGTCGACGAACTTGACGAGGACGAGGGAGCA from Zingiber officinale cultivar Zhangliang chromosome 4B, Zo_v1.1, whole genome shotgun sequence includes:
- the LOC121975606 gene encoding protein-lysine methyltransferase METTL21D-like yields the protein MRFTDSPVVELPVGGAVLTFQQDNGSMHVGTSVWPCSLVLVKFVDRWLPRPSAAPDPNPYADLLRFPGKRAVELGAGCGPAGLGLFLLGLDVVLTDIAPVMPALRRNLKRNRSALPRAPKHAQLYWNNSEQIRALRPPFDLVIAADVVYMEDSAAQLVSAMEALVADDGAILLGYQLRSPEAHQVFWELCHRTFPVIEKVPHEDLHPDYAYEETDVYIFRKRK